Proteins encoded together in one Triticum dicoccoides isolate Atlit2015 ecotype Zavitan chromosome 7B, WEW_v2.0, whole genome shotgun sequence window:
- the LOC119341501 gene encoding chaperone protein dnaJ 11, chloroplastic-like yields MATFAAATVSLPGRVARASATMAVAGRMHYEVLGLGAGASREEIKAAYRRLAREVHPDTAGGGGDEDFIRLHAAYATLADLDERARYDRDVAGRAAGTMMRRADSTGPAFRRRTWETDQCW; encoded by the coding sequence ATGGCTACGTTCGCCGCCGCAACTGTTTCCCTTCCAGGGCGCGTGGCGCGGGCGTCTGCGACGATGGCGGTGGCCGGAAGGATGCACTACGAGGTGCTCGGGCTGGGCGCGGGGGCCAGCAGGGAGGAGATCAAGGCGGCGTACCGGCGTCTTGCCAGGGAGGTGCACCCGGACACTGCCGGTGGAGGTGGCGACGAGGACTTCATCCGGCTGCACGCGGCTTACGCCACGCTGGCCgacctcgacgagcgcgcgcgctaCGACCGGGACGTGGCCGGCCGCGCGGCGGGGACCATGATGAGGCGGGCTGACTCGACGGGGCCAGCATTCCGGCGGAGGACGTGGGAGACGGACCAGTGCTGGTAG